In Ciconia boyciana chromosome 5, ASM3463844v1, whole genome shotgun sequence, the DNA window AGCAGACTACAGGCCAGTTTTGAGATTCCCCCCCTGCCCTTGGTATTAATCAGTCTGAGCTTAATTAGCAGCTCAAGCAGTAGTCTCTCCTTTGATTATATTCTCCCCTTTCTAGAAGCTATAGAGCTGTACCAAAATTAGGTTGGACAAAATATGCTATGTCCTGAAATAAGGGCTTATTCCCATTGGGATAGCATACAGTTGCTTATTGTAAATGCTTTGTACCTGAGCtctgtgttttctcctcttcactTCTACATCTTTCGAGTAATTTTAGTTATAATTCTGCAAAGTACTGTTATATAATGAaactataaataataatatttaaatattgtctCTAATAGCACCACACCCTCCTAAACACATTCCTTACAAGATGAGATTTTACAATGATGGGGTGTAACCTGCCCTCTCCCCCATATTAGCCATTTGCGATTTAGATAGAATCATATTTAGCACTAAAAATACAGCTCTGTACCATCCTAAAAGTTCTGTCAGAAAGTACATTAAATGATATCTTTACcagtttcttaaaattaaatggtaGTATTCCAGTGAAAAATTCTCTTACCAGAGCTTGATGACAGAACCGCTCCTTTGTGAGAAGGTGTTTTAATTGCGCAgatagttttattttcacatccTCTCTTCAAGGGCAACACAAATGGCTTGGGAGCCGATACACTTCGTAGCGTGATTGGGCTTTTCTTCGGTATGTTTTTCCCTTGTGTTGTCTCATCTTTCACAGAAGgcatctgtaaaaaaaaaaaaaaaccaccacaaaacaaaacacaaaaccacaaaaaacaaaacaaacaaaaccagaaacaaacacccccccaaataaacccaaaccaaaaaaaaaaaacccaaccacacACCACCACTGTGAGAAGCTGACGATCTCCCTTTCCAGCATCTGTAATGAAATACTGACCACACAGGTAAGGGATATGCTTAGCTGTTTGCTGTCACATTGTCCACATCTGCAGTTCAGAACCTCAAGAATCATCTAAATGCCCCTCAGCAGGGCAATACTATAAGTTTGAAGCTAATCACTGGTAATGACAAACACACTAAAGAGGTTACAGAGAtcattttaaatcagtttctTCCTCCCCAAACTCTAAGTAAGCCATTCAATTACATGACTGCACCTAATCTCAACATGAATTCTTTACCAGCCCTTCCAATAGGTTTCCTGGTCTAGGTCTCAAGTTACAACACAGAAACAGCTTAAAATCTTTCACCTTCAGGTGCCATagacaaaatataaattcaggAGTGGATCCAGGACAGGTTTAAAATAACTGGTTTCTATGTAGCACTCATTCAGCTTTCATAGAGAATTCTTGCTCCAGTTAAGATAGGCACTAATTCATGACCACTCATGCTGTAAAGTTAAGGCTATAAAGGTAAATTCGTAAGAATGTACAGATCTTCATATGCTTTTCTGTGGCTCCAGCTGATATGCAGCAATTTGGTCATATTAATGCACTTTTCACTTTTGACTCCAATCCTcaccttcattttcagaagttaatCTGTACTTTTCAGGAGAACACTTAAGTTTAGTCCAGCTGACTAGTCTACTGCACATTTTATACAAATTGCTCTATGGATTTTCCAGGTACCAGCAGAACAATTAGTATCACAAAGGTTTCCATCTTGGCAACAGGGCAAGTTAAAAGCATTCCCTCCAACCCTTGGCACCAAAAGGAAGGAGTGAAGCAGAACCCAAGCTCTGAAAGACTTTAGAATTAAAACAGACCATCCTTGCTTTCACGTTAATTTAGGTTTTcaagttaaattaatttctatataaataaataatattctttattaatttcttctgtaatgtttaaaaaatggatagctgcttctgttttaccTTACTAAACTTTACTGGAGTTTTTCTGGCAAATCAGTAAAGCCTGACAAAAATTCAGACAACAGCAGTTTTACTGATATCAGCTGCTGCGTCCGTTTCACTGATTTAACATAAGCTGTTGAACCCACAAGCGAACAACAGGAGGGACTCCATATAGCATCAAGACTCCAACTCTGCCTCCCTACCGTGCCTCCCGAGATCTCGGTTGACCCAGCCCCGAAGCTCTTCCCTTCTGTCTCactattccttttcttttaaccttCTCTCAGAGTATTTGAAAGCAGCACGTTTCTCCTGACAGGCAGCTGACTCGTCCAAAGATTATTTCCCAACCAACCAGCACACGCATACCTCCCGGCCAGGAAGTTTGCACCTTCCAGCTGGCTGACTGCCCAAAACCAGGTATATGCCCTCCGCATGAGAAATATTTCCTGGCTACTCTTAACTACTCTAATGAGTCCCAGttctttcaaataaacaaaGTCCCAAATTATTCAAAGCAGACAGTTAAATtaaggtgtttaaaaaaaaccaaaaaaaaccaaaaaacacgCTTGACCAACTTGTTGGTCTTGGGGTTTTGTGTGAATTAATATTATTGCTAATATATGCATAGCATTTCTgtaagtaaattttaaaagggtAATTTAGTtctaaaacatgttttgaaaggaaaacaaaatactgaaaacagcaatttctctccaatgtttatttaaagttaCAGCACCACTAGAATTATCTTGATAAAAGTGCATATTAAAAGCTGTGTTTAGAAAGACCTTATCAAGTTATGCTATGCAATTTTACCAGTTTGACTAAATCAAgacttgtttccttttattagAAATCTTACCAACTGCATTGTCTTAAAAAGTCtttacaaaaaagatttttataccATGGAATAAGATGAAGGCTGAAGACACTAAATAGCACTGGATGCCAAGTGCAACCAGTTTGTAAAACTGTACTTCTTCATTCCGTTTATTAGGGGAAGACTTTACCTCAGAAATCAACACTGCAGTTACATTTGTCGACACAAAACCCATTCCACAATTTCCACGCAGCACTGCGCAACGCAGAATTCCCTCTTTCAAATGTACAAAACACATAACTAAGTACgtaaagaaaaaagcttacCAAAGGAACAGAGTGCAGgtcaaatgttttgtttgccaCATCTTTTAACAAGGCTGCTTCCAGAAGAATTCCCATGTtgctgttttgctctttctcacCTCCAGACAGACAGATGCTTTGAGCACAGGGCTGCATTAAAGAGTTTGAGCTTTCCATTTTATCATTCAGCATCTCTTTCGAGTTCTCTACACACGCTGGAAGCGCAGCAGAAACTGAGGAGCATGCCGAATGGGTAGAGCTTGCTTTGCCAATGTCTTCCGGATTCTGCTTTAACACAGGTGGCTTTGAAGCCTTGTGGGAAGTGTTTCTGGGACGTGTTGTGGCATGTACGACTTGGCTAGTGAAGAGGTGTTTGTTAAGATGTAGCTTATGGGACTTATTCACAGGTAATTCCACTTTAGTATCTTTATCTagatctattttctttttcagcactTTCACAGAGGGGGACAGTTGCCTCGGGGAAGCAACCAGTGAAGACGAGGAGACAGCTGACagctggggggactggggagaCTGTTTTAATGCTGCACTGTCTCTTGACTGTAGCACAGGCCTAGACATAACCTTTGGCTTAACATTTTTGAAATTAGGTTTGGGAAAACTAACAATCTCCGATTTCTTTGCTTTGGTTATCGTTGACACAATAGGAGACCTGCCCACTGGTTTTCCTGCAGTTTGACCTGAACTGGCTTTAAGCAAAGGCCTTCTATTATGCCCTCCTACAAACACCTCATTTGGTCTTAGTTTAGGAGACTTGTCTCCAAGTTCTGCcaaagctgaaacagaaaaagttgtatttttcgATTGTTCTTTAGGGGTTGAAGTACATAGAGCTGAATCGCTTTCATCAGCCATAGGACTGAAGACCACAAAAGTTGCTTCGCATTTCAGCTCAGGCATAACAGTCCTCTTCAATTTTGGTACACTGCAAGATATGAAAGAGGTGCTGTGCATATCCTGAAGAGCAGCATTTCCAGAGACAGTTTGTTCTTTGGTTAAAGGTTCACTGGTTTTCTTTGATACTTGTTCTCCATCCATTTTATCTACTGGAAGAAGGTGCACTTTATTTACAGGACTATCCCTGCATGTTTCAGCATTAGAATTCCCAGTTTCATCATGGTCAGGGGTATCCTGCAAGGATTTCACTTGGTCATCTTCATTAATATTAACGCATGGTGATAATGCATCTCGCATATAAGGATCTGTACATCCAGCAGCTAGTTTTACAGACTGTGCTTCTGTTTCCTCTGATTCTTTATCAGTCTTGTTAGCGTTTTTTAGATAGTCTTTGACACCTGCAGAGACAGGACGATATACTTCAAGGTCTGAATAGGCATCTGGGCTTTCTGAAGCCACTATCATAGAGGAGAAGTTAGGCGTGCTTTCTGAGATTGTTCTGTCAACTTTCTCTCTCGTACACACTTCAGAAGAGATTAGCGTTTCCCTCAGATGCATATCTTCATTTTGATCAGTTCCCAGAGTTTCACCTATAACATTAGTAACATCCAATGTGCTCAGGTGGCAGCATGCCCCATCCTTTATCAGGGACTGTGTGTTCTGCTCTGAAGCAGGAAGAGGCAATACATGCTTAGAGTCAGTCTGACTGTAAGGCACCGATTGTTTGATGCTCTGATTTTCCACTTTTGCCATAGCAACGTTACCTTTCAGTAagtttgttgtttctttcaAGTCACAGTTCAAAGGATACACATAAGTCTGTTCAGCCGCAGAAGACTTGCACGCAGCATCTGCATCTCCCAACAAAGTTCCTGTGCAGTTGTATTTACCAAGTGTCTTCTGCAGATGAAGTGCTTCAATacactgctgttttaaaagaatacttCTGAAGTCACTCTTATTTTCAACAGTGTCGTCTTCACGCTCAGTCACCATATTTTGGTCAGTTGAATTGCCGTGTATCTTGGTGGCACAATTCTTTGAGGAAGGTGTAGCTCTGTCACATGCAtagttatttccattttcatccCTTATAAGTAAGGAAGACTTCAAGCCATTCTTTGCTTTGTCATCTGACTTTtcaacattcattttaaaggctaaatttcaaactattttcattttatacttAT includes these proteins:
- the MTUS1 gene encoding microtubule-associated tumor suppressor 1 isoform X1, which produces MNVEKSDDKAKNGLKSSLLIRDENGNNYACDRATPSSKNCATKIHGNSTDQNMVTEREDDTVENKSDFRSILLKQQCIEALHLQKTLGKYNCTGTLLGDADAACKSSAAEQTYVYPLNCDLKETTNLLKGNVAMAKVENQSIKQSVPYSQTDSKHVLPLPASEQNTQSLIKDGACCHLSTLDVTNVIGETLGTDQNEDMHLRETLISSEVCTREKVDRTISESTPNFSSMIVASESPDAYSDLEVYRPVSAGVKDYLKNANKTDKESEETEAQSVKLAAGCTDPYMRDALSPCVNINEDDQVKSLQDTPDHDETGNSNAETCRDSPVNKVHLLPVDKMDGEQVSKKTSEPLTKEQTVSGNAALQDMHSTSFISCSVPKLKRTVMPELKCEATFVVFSPMADESDSALCTSTPKEQSKNTTFSVSALAELGDKSPKLRPNEVFVGGHNRRPLLKASSGQTAGKPVGRSPIVSTITKAKKSEIVSFPKPNFKNVKPKVMSRPVLQSRDSAALKQSPQSPQLSAVSSSSLVASPRQLSPSVKVLKKKIDLDKDTKVELPVNKSHKLHLNKHLFTSQVVHATTRPRNTSHKASKPPVLKQNPEDIGKASSTHSACSSVSAALPACVENSKEMLNDKMESSNSLMQPCAQSICLSGGEKEQNSNMGILLEAALLKDVANKTFDLHSVPLMPSVKDETTQGKNIPKKSPITLRSVSAPKPFVLPLKRGCENKTICAIKTPSHKGAVLSSSSGIGSSPREKHASLKNSPASWASSGKPLAKSKVPVKRSVLERTPSVSSVSSTQSERSLFSSNSASATVIIKNGEWSSKPACRNGSSGSVSLKAVPRPRLHSLKSTPKGAKARSASLNQCIPKSSGPLHSARKVSEARGTPGRNGHQSLSCLGSVDKGKQRSPRSSCIQTQASTDLHSPGTKTAELTQYKTKCETQSGIILQLKKFLTSSNQKFEALTVVIQHLQSEREEALKQRKELSQELINLRGELVTTSAACEKLERDRNELQVAYEGFLQKLNEQHHNDLAELEERLKQFYTAECEKLQSICIEEAEKYKAQLQEQVDNLNITHENFKLELENSHSEKVEELKKEYESSFSELKSAHESERKSLEDSFKEKQELLEKKINELKCENDSLTEKLKSEEQKQIAKEKANLKNPQIMYLEQELESLKAVLEIKNEKLHQQDIKLMKMEKLLENNTILMEKLKKVQQENEELKARMDKHVELSRQLSTEQAVLQESLEKESKVNKRLSMENEELLWKLHNGDLCSPRKLSPSSPSVPLQSPRNSGNFSSPTGSPR
- the MTUS1 gene encoding microtubule-associated tumor suppressor 1 isoform X2; translation: MNVEKSDDKAKNGLKSSLLIRDENGNNYACDRATPSSKNCATKIHGNSTDQNMVTEREDDTVENKSDFRSILLKQQCIEALHLQKTLGKYNCTGTLLGDADAACKSSAAEQTYVYPLNCDLKETTNLLKGNVAMAKVENQSIKQSVPYSQTDSKHVLPLPASEQNTQSLIKDGACCHLSTLDVTNVIGETLGTDQNEDMHLRETLISSEVCTREKVDRTISESTPNFSSMIVASESPDAYSDLEVYRPVSAGVKDYLKNANKTDKESEETEAQSVKLAAGCTDPYMRDALSPCVNINEDDQVKSLQDTPDHDETGNSNAETCRDSPVNKVHLLPVDKMDGEQVSKKTSEPLTKEQTVSGNAALQDMHSTSFISCSVPKLKRTVMPELKCEATFVVFSPMADESDSALCTSTPKEQSKNTTFSVSALAELGDKSPKLRPNEVFVGGHNRRPLLKASSGQTAGKPVGRSPIVSTITKAKKSEIVSFPKPNFKNVKPKVMSRPVLQSRDSAALKQSPQSPQLSAVSSSSLVASPRQLSPSVKVLKKKIDLDKDTKVELPVNKSHKLHLNKHLFTSQVVHATTRPRNTSHKASKPPVLKQNPEDIGKASSTHSACSSVSAALPACVENSKEMLNDKMESSNSLMQPCAQSICLSGGEKEQNSNMGILLEAALLKDVANKTFDLHSVPLMPSVKDETTQGKNIPKKSPITLRSVSAPKPFVLPLKRGCENKTICAIKTPSHKGAVLSSSSAASATVIIKNGEWSSKPACRNGSSGSVSLKAVPRPRLHSLKSTPKGAKARSASLNQCIPKSSGPLHSARKVSEARGTPGRNGHQSLSCLGSVDKGKQRSPRSSCIQTQASTDLHSPGTKTAELTQYKTKCETQSGIILQLKKFLTSSNQKFEALTVVIQHLQSEREEALKQRKELSQELINLRGELVTTSAACEKLERDRNELQVAYEGFLQKLNEQHHNDLAELEERLKQFYTAECEKLQSICIEEAEKYKAQLQEQVDNLNITHENFKLELENSHSEKVEELKKEYESSFSELKSAHESERKSLEDSFKEKQELLEKKINELKCENDSLTEKLKSEEQKQIAKEKANLKNPQIMYLEQELESLKAVLEIKNEKLHQQDIKLMKMEKLLENNTILMEKLKKVQQENEELKARMDKHVELSRQLSTEQAVLQESLEKESKVNKRLSMENEELLWKLHNGDLCSPRKLSPSSPSVPLQSPRNSGNFSSPTGSPR